The nucleotide sequence GTCtttgtgcttcattttgttAAGCTAGTAAAACACTAGGGCCCTCAAAATTTTCATCTACTTCATATTTTAGTCTTAGAAAGCGTTACATCAGCATACTCTCTAAGTAAAACTGCTGGTTTATTCTAAATGGACTTTCTTCAGACACTGGCACAGATGATGAGTGATTGTCCAATTCTGAAGCTATCAGAACTGAACGGATTTAGCAATGTCATAAACACCTCTCGAGGGAGTCACCTGGTGTTGAGAACTCACTTTACATGCCGTGTTTCAAAATGAGTTTTAATGGATTTACATTAGATTCAAACCCACTTTAGAGCTATTATTTCTCCCTTTCAACCTTTTCACCCACTACTGCAATGTAATACAGCATATTCTATAATCATATGTTTGCAGGCCTGTGGTAAAGTAAACAAAACTTCAAAGGGTTATTATTTAAAGGCTCTGTATTACAGCCATAGGCCTGACTGTTATTCTTCCTCACCACCCCTTGGGCCCAAAGTACATAATCATCCAGTAATTGAACTGAAATGTCTAAATGGCTAGATCCCCTGAAGGACATAGGTAGTTAGCAGTGAAGAAAGTAAGggacattacaaaaaaaaaaaaatcatggtgCTTTTCTGCACTAGTTAGAAGTACTATGTAAATGTATCTGACCTTGACCCGCTAGACttgtgcagaaaacagaaaaaaatacgtGGGTATTTCTGGGGTTCTAactaaaataaagattaaatgTGGAACTGTGCTGTATTTGGAGGCAAAGATCctatatttaaattactttcagaAGAATTaaggagaaggagcagaaataTAGATACGTACACAGAAGTGTACATAACACAATATTATCACTAATACTATGTGAAAGCAAACCCCTCTAGGTCCTCATATTTAATAGCCCCTCCAAAAAGTGTAATGGATAGCATATCCCAGGCTTTCATACACTGTAACTGTCAAAGCACTCAGGAGATAGAGTACTGAAGGCTCTGACAGCTCTCTTTTACATTCTAAATGACATCTGCAttcaacagaacagaaataaagattaaGGGAAACACCTGATATGATAGCACTCAGCTTACctcaaaatgtaatatttaaaaagtacaGAGAAACATAGGTCTGTCTTCTTGTACTGTAAGTAAAAACTGGTGTCAAAGCCTCAGAGGTCTTCACTGCTGCCAGAAAGGCAAGTAGCGCAGCATTCAACAGACTAGAGGGGCAGAAGCCACAGCATCTTACTATGTGACTGTTGAAATCAAAAGGTGTTTTGcctgaggaagaagggaggagaCGGTCTTTGAATGCACACAGAAAACGACTACAAGCACAGTcaaacagcacaggaaaattAACTTAGCAAAAGCCTTTGCACCCCTTCTTATACTTCAGTGCTGAACAGAGGGCCCGTGACCGTTTGATGGAGCCCCGCTGATTCTGTACCTTTCCGAGTGTGAATCCATGGCAAATCTCTTTTAAGAGGTTAGTAGTATTATGGCTTAGAATGAAACACGTCAGCATACAGATCATGAGAGATGATTTCGAATAGATTTTTGCTGATTGATTATATAAACGATACCTCTTATTGCTGGAATAACACCTCAAAGGCAATATAATGACGACATGACAATGTATGTAAATCAAGAACTGCATGTGGGTTTATTTTACACTTGAGAAAACAGTGGATTTAATTGTGTGAACCAAAATGTACTGTACAATATTAATGATAAAACATCAAAATGTATAATTCATAGTGCattgcttgctttatttttatttatttattttttttgtcagatagTTCCTTTAAGTACATGCATCTGGAAAGATGCAGGTGCCAGTAAAATTTCTCTATTTATATCAAGCTGCAGGAACtaaattttattcaaaaagtGTGGTTTTACATTATATACACAGAAATCGAATATAAAATGACAatataaaaagttaaaagagAAAGCATACAGCCAGAAGGTACAAAGAAAGTTGAACAGTTTAAAATGGTACGATATGTAACATGTAATTTTTAAGCTGATGCTGGCAATTTACAAGGAACAGAATCCAACATTTGccccatttttttgttttcatttaccAATGCAGCACACTATAGAAAGGTCAGCTTGTACCAAAGCTTAACATTTGTAAATAACTATAAACTGCAgtattttacaggaaaaaaaaaaaaaaaaaaaaaaaagtaaagaaaggaGCATTTTTACActtgttttaaataacagcttgcataccttctttttttttttttcttttttttttctttttttggccaAAAAGTGGCAATTCTCAGCATCCAGAGGGTTTGGGCATAGTGGCAacttggtttatttattttttaattattatttaacttATACAGTTGTGGCTTCCTAACCCCTTGTGTACTACACAGCTCTCCTTCTTCCAAGGACTGCATGCACAATTTCTTCACAAACCagttctgcattaaaaaaaaaaaaaaaaaaaaaaaaaaaagctcattcatttaaaaaaaataagttctgtTTCTGACACAGCTTTTATTTGAATGAAATGCCTTtaagccttttgttttgtttttccttatttacttatttagtCACTGGGAAAGGCACAAAAATGCTATTACAGTTCTCAGAGGGTTAAAACTTGACACTACCAGGTTCTGTGACCTTTATTGTCATGGCAACTTTGTAATTTTAGGATGTCTCTTTATCATTGTTCTTTGTGTCTTTCTTTACGGCTAAATTAATGTCTCTCAATAGTGTCTCCCACTATATTCTACAAAAGATAGCTTAACATCAAGGACAGATGTTGAAAATAAAGGTCAGACTTtgactcacaaaaaaaaataaaaacagaaacaaaaataaccatGCACAGATCAGACAAAGAGCATATAAATATAACTACAAAATAAGTGTAAGAAAAACCAAGGTCCAGATAGGCAGTTCAGCAACAAAAGTAAGACTGATTTCAGAGGCTCAGGTCAGGCCTAGTGCAGTACTATGAAGAAGTTTAGTGCAATGTTCCTGTGGTCACTTGCATACCTGGCTGCTTACCTGGACGCTATTGTTTTTCTAACTCAGTTACATAGATCAGATGGTCCTCTGGGGACTTGCCATGTGTTTTACTAAGGTGCAGTTTGACTGCATGCTTGCTTGCAAAAGTTCGGTTACAGAGCTTACACTGGAATGTGGAGCCTAAGTCCTCCTCAGCTATTCCAAGTGAGCCCAAAGTCTTGCTTGCGAGGACTTTTGAAACATTCTGCTGTTCTTGAATCTGATTAAGTGGCAACTTTGACAGATCCTTCAAACTAAACCCTAGGTGTGTCTCTAAGTGACTTATGTATGTAGAAGCAGTCCTGAACTGAGAGGCACAAtcattgcaaaagaaaacaggatgTCCTGTGtccaaattctttaaaaatttggTTCCACCTGTCCTCCTTAACTGATACTTCACATTGGCCAGCCAGTGGCTAATTGTGGTCATGGAAAGACCAGTAAACTTAGAGATGTGTACCCGCTCTTGTGGACCTAGGTCCGACATAATGTATTTGCCTTCTGGGGTCTCCCTCAAGCTGGAAGCAAACTGGGCTTGAAGGATCAGAAGATGTTGAGGGTTCCAGTTGGACTGTCTGCCCTTCCTCTTGTGTACTGGAGACAGTTCATCCAGAGCTTCCTCAAAACTGCTCCCGTCAGCATCCGACTTTTCCGACACAGTAGATGGAGTTGAAGACTTGGGTGTCAAACGCCCTGTGAGGTTCTTCACCATATCAGAAATATCCAACAGGGCGCTCTCCCTTAGCGGAGACGAGGCAGAGTCAGCCACACTGGAAACAAGAGGTTTGTTTTTGGACTTGGTTAAATCAATCGGTTGATCACTGTTCTCATAGTAATACCGGTCAATAGCATCAGCCTGCTTGACCGGAGTGGTTGGGTAAATGGGTTTGTCCAACATGCTGTTGCTAATTTTGTACAGCATGGCCAAAGGGTCCAGAGAGGGGCTTACCGGCTTAGAAATTTTGCCTAAGTGAGTATTCATAATGGACTGTAAAGCGCTCAGTGGATTAATGAAGGATGGCTCAGGTGAATGGTCTGTGATGATTCCTAAATTGTTACAGCCGTTTGCAACCTTTGCTTTTAGTGGCTCTGTACCATTTGGAGTATGTGCTTCTGCTGGACTATCCTTTTTAACCTTCTGAACTTCTGTCTCagagcttttcttctgctgctgtttgttatTTGTGTCTTCCAATTTGGGgaagtctttgttttctttagcagCAGGTGACATGGGTTTGACTGGAGaactcttctctttctccagaggcttttcttccttcttcacgCTGATTTTACCTGTAACTTTCTCCACCAGTTCTTCCATAGCAGATACATTGCTCTTGTGAGGCGGGGGTGTGAGATTGCCTGGGGAATGGATGAGCGCGTTGTGTTCTGAAGACAGTGATTTTACACTGCTGGCGTAAGATGGCTGCATTTGAACACTCTGCACAGCGGGCTGAAGGGGTTTGACTGTTCCTGGGAGCTGGTAAGCTGCATGAATACTGGGATACCCTCCCCAGGAAGGTGCTCCGTTCTGAGCTTTGCTGATAGCTGTTGTCACCGTGTTCTCGAGGGATTTCAGTATGTCTATTCCGCCTTTGGGACTGTCATCTAGGTCCTCCTCTCTGAGGTACTGATACAAAGTCGTTGGCTCAAATTTCTCTGTAGAGTCCTCATTCtcttctttaatctttttctctgtttcactgACCAccactttttccttctctgggtctttcttttcctctgagttTGTGGAGCCCACTGGGGAATCGGGCTGCTTTTTAATGTTGGAGGCTGGTAGTCTTGTGTGGGTGGTGGGTGGAAGAGGTATAGACTGTATCTTCTCCTCCACCACAGGGTCCAGTACTagctgtttgccttttttgGAAGCAGAATTGGTCACCTTCAAAAAATGACCAGTGACCATCATGTGAGCAGTGAGCTGCTGCAACGTGTCATGGGAACTGCCACATTCCATGCATTTCAGTATTTGGGCTTTGCGTGCCTCAAACTGCCAAGTGTAGCTAGCACCATTTTGATAGCCATAGCGGTTGTTTGGAGTCACGTAGGGGTTGGCAGTTTTCTGATCCTTTGCAGATTCACCCAGTGAAGCTTCTGCAGCAATCCCTGTTGGCTCCGGTGAACAAGGTGAAGCTAAGTCCTGAAGTGCTCTTTTTTTGGTAGAAGGGACCAATTTAGTGATGGCTGGTACTGGCTCCTTCAGAGGCACTTTCTggtaatgctttgtttttatcataTGGACGCTGAGGTCTTGCAAGGACTCAAACGAATGCCCACAGTACATGCACTTCAGCACTTTTTGAGCATCCTCTTTGCCTTCCATTTCCATGAGTGATCGTTTCCTCGGCTTTGACCACCGTTTGGTCTTATCAGCTTCTTTGTCTCTGTTGTCATCACGGTAATGTCCAGTTTCATTCATGTGCACTGTTAGCTCCACCAGTGTGTCATAGGCTGCACTGCAGTCTTTACATCGGAACTTACTAGCACCGGTGAACACAGACCCATAAAGTTTATTGTTTTGCCGGTAAAGCTGTACTGTGCTGAAAAGACTAGGCTCTGGGAGAAGTCCATATGACGAGGTCTGCTGCAAAGTTTTAGCTAATGCAGCTTGGTGCCAGTCATAACCTGAGCCACCActgttactgttattattacTGTTGCTAGTACTACTGGTAGTCGTACTGGTATTAGTGTTGGTACTGGTAGTGCTAGTACTCTGGGAATTGGCGTTGGTGTCAGTACTGGTGGTGTTTTCATTCTGGCTGATTCCATTGTTGCTGGTGGTTTGATTGGATTTCTTTAAGTCCAAAGCTAAACTGGACCAGCAAGTCTCTGAAAGCAAATTTGCATACACAGCTTTTATTTGTGCCAAGCTGTCCTGTGGATAGGAAACATTGTCTGTGCACTGAGGatcctccttctcttctttagagGAAGTGCTTTTGAAATGGGCCAGCTGATCGCTGTTTTCACTAAACGGCGAACCATAGCCTGCATCCTGATTAGTTGCAGTGCTGACTGGGGAGTTCTGGTAGCTTTGAGCCTCTTTGATCTCCGCTTCTTCATTGCACAAATACTCATTCTCCTGGATGTCCAGAGACAGCCCATCATCTTCCACGCTGTCTTCAtctatttctgctgctttcaatTCCTCCTCAGGAACATATGCTAAAatacaggaggaggaaaaagaaaggggaaaaaaaaagaaaaacaagacaaagttATTGAACATGCACATTTTACATCATTGTTGTCTTGTGTACTAAAAGCAGTAACCATAAAGACAAATTTTGAAGATACATCCAGAAACCAAACTCACCATCACTTACACACTCCGCCTATAAATCCACATACTCTGTCCTGCTTACAGTTTGATATCAGTACTATCTAAGAATAAACTTCGACGTTGGCAGTAAAGTATGTGCCAGGACCACAGTAGATACCGTAATATTGAAACCAAAATCAAACAAAGAACCTACTAAACCAGTTTTAATCAACTTAAAAAATGCCTGGCCCCGAGCTGTATTTACTGCAGTATGTATGTAAAACATGGTGCAGCCGACCTCTACCCCACGGACCTAGGATCTCAGAACCACTGGCTTGACCAACTCCATCTCATCGAGGCTGTCTTTTTTGGCAAACCAGCTTCAGCTACAGCCTCAAGGGTGATTTCTGTGTCACTGACAGCTGATTCTATTGGAGCTACGCTGGGCAAGTGTGTCAGATCAGTTGTTCCAGAGCCTCCTGGTGACTGGCTGTACTTGGTCCATTTGAGAACTGAACAGCTTTCAGTTCTAACAAGGTGAAAAGGGAAGCAAGACCATGACTGTTTTCCTAAATGGCCAGGATATACTTTGACTCCTGGTATGATCTGATGTGGGTGCTGCATTTGCCATTTTGAAAATAGCAATCAGCAACTAAAAGTAAATGCAAGAggtgaatttttaaaagaaacaaagaaaaaaaaaaaaaaagaccaccgTGAAACCTCCCTCCCAGCTTGATTATTGGCTTACAGCAAATATCAAACTTTGCTATTGTATTGCCACCTGGTGAAACTATATAATCTTACCATACTATGTGTTTATCTATatcaaactattttttaaactagCAAATGTGATATTCATGAGCAGATGGCCATTACATCAAAACACATTTACTCCAAGGGCCCAATTCACAGAAGTGGCTTACATGTACCTAAGTGATAAATGTACACTTTCattgcaaagcagaaaacatacTTGTACACATTTCCCTCCAGTTTTGTaaaagaagcttaaaaaaatcaccatGATAATGCAATGCAGATCATTTATAAGCACGTCAAGGTAGAAAAAACATGGACTGTAAACAGTTTTCagagactgaagcaaaaaaatgcCTCTTTGTAGGTGAACTGTGCAGAAAGTGATGCTGAAATGTGGGCTACGTCCTGCCATCGTATAATACTGAAAGaaagccaggagaaaaaaaaaaaaagtgcttctgcTCCTAtgcaatatgaagaaaatatatattttcacgTTTACAAAGCTGGTGTCTTGATGAGTTGGGAGGGGGGGAGCATAAGTACCAGTTAAACTTCTTTTTGTACACAGTTGCTAATTTATTCTGAAACTTCTTTTCCGAAAGATAAACAGTCTTCTCTCATTGTAATATGAACACTTTTTGAAGagtctttaaatgttttttagaAAGGTAACAGTATTATGGCCAGTATTGCATTCTGTATTCACCTTTGCAATTGCAATTTATGCTGCCCCTAACTACTTCAGTAAGACCTCTTAAGATAAGATAGAAAAGTAGCCCACCAAGTATTGGGAGTATTGGGGTAGTGTTGAACCTTAAGATGACCACTACACCCTTCATTTGTCCTTTAAGAATCAATTTTTTTaggaaacaattttatttttttgtttaaaaaatgttaagcAGGGCAAAATTTTTTACAGATTGCCTCAGCCTCAGGTGTTTTCTGATATATTTAAGAGAACTAGTGAATACCAAGCACAACAAAAGTCACTAGAGAAATCACCCTGGAGCCAAAGGCTAGGAAGAtgtcagaaaagcaagagaaaaccaaaaccaaaaaaaaaaaatttaaatgcacTTAGTGCATAAAGTAagtaataaaatacagaaatagtaAAAGAACTAAGAAATCAGTCAGATTCACAGTGTTGCAATAATGTTGCTGTTCAAACGCTTTGCATGTATTTGGGCACTACACTACCTCTGCAGCTCTAAATTCTAGGTATGCAAGTAGAATCTGCTCCCACAGCTACAGCATAAGACCTCTTAGCTCTCCCGTTAAACGCACCTGTTTTCAGCCATTTCTAACAgcgaaagaaaagaaaagacatttttaagtTTCAGTAAGGTAAATAACAGTTATAGAATGTGGTTTCTGATTCTGACatgacttcaaaataaaatttaaaaattttaaaaggccCAAATGCATAAAAATGGACAGTTACCAtctggcatttttctttaataaaaataaaaatcttagtAATGATCCACAGACAGTCACCAATTAGAAACTGCAAGCTGATGGAGCCCATATTCCTAGCTTTTATGAAGAGCTATCTTCTTACTAACCTCAATGGAACTATGCCAATTTTCTCTAATTTTCATATcctgatatttttaataaacacatGTAAGATGCTGTTGTAAGATGCTGAACGTTGCTATAGTTGATACAGTATTTTATACAAATCCATATGAATTATCTGCTAGCATCTCTTTACTTAATTCTAAATtgcataaatatgtatttttataattgCTACACATAACCATCTAAATATCTGCTTGAGGAGAAACCCCAGTTAAGCCACCGgcatatcttttattttcctttatttatttatgatggTGTGTTTTCTCTATTCTCATACTTTTGCACTTGGTGAAAAGGTTTCtttaccataaaaataaaaggagttaAACCACACAAGAAACGTTAAAACTACATGAAAGGTCAGTGTTAAACTgtcaaagcaaagaaacagagtGTTAGGGTGAAATATCCATCTTTCACTTACTTTCCTAGTCCTAGATTCTGCTGAGATTATTACATGATTTGAGTTCTCTCCCCTACCAATATATGCTGCATAAGAGTTAAGAACATACAATTGGCTAGGACTCCGATTTTCTGCGATTTCAGAATTTAAGCCagattctgaaa is from Anser cygnoides isolate HZ-2024a breed goose chromosome 2, Taihu_goose_T2T_genome, whole genome shotgun sequence and encodes:
- the TSHZ1 gene encoding teashirt homolog 1 isoform X2; protein product: MFLSSQHYSYVPEEELKAAEIDEDSVEDDGLSLDIQENEYLCNEEAEIKEAQSYQNSPVSTATNQDAGYGSPFSENSDQLAHFKSTSSKEEKEDPQCTDNVSYPQDSLAQIKAVYANLLSETCWSSLALDLKKSNQTTSNNGISQNENTTSTDTNANSQSTSTTSTNTNTSTTTSSTSNSNNNSNSGGSGYDWHQAALAKTLQQTSSYGLLPEPSLFSTVQLYRQNNKLYGSVFTGASKFRCKDCSAAYDTLVELTVHMNETGHYRDDNRDKEADKTKRWSKPRKRSLMEMEGKEDAQKVLKCMYCGHSFESLQDLSVHMIKTKHYQKVPLKEPVPAITKLVPSTKKRALQDLASPCSPEPTGIAAEASLGESAKDQKTANPYVTPNNRYGYQNGASYTWQFEARKAQILKCMECGSSHDTLQQLTAHMMVTGHFLKVTNSASKKGKQLVLDPVVEEKIQSIPLPPTTHTRLPASNIKKQPDSPVGSTNSEEKKDPEKEKVVVSETEKKIKEENEDSTEKFEPTTLYQYLREEDLDDSPKGGIDILKSLENTVTTAISKAQNGAPSWGGYPSIHAAYQLPGTVKPLQPAVQSVQMQPSYASSVKSLSSEHNALIHSPGNLTPPPHKSNVSAMEELVEKVTGKISVKKEEKPLEKEKSSPVKPMSPAAKENKDFPKLEDTNNKQQQKKSSETEVQKVKKDSPAEAHTPNGTEPLKAKVANGCNNLGIITDHSPEPSFINPLSALQSIMNTHLGKISKPVSPSLDPLAMLYKISNSMLDKPIYPTTPVKQADAIDRYYYENSDQPIDLTKSKNKPLVSSVADSASSPLRESALLDISDMVKNLTGRLTPKSSTPSTVSEKSDADGSSFEEALDELSPVHKRKGRQSNWNPQHLLILQAQFASSLRETPEGKYIMSDLGPQERVHISKFTGLSMTTISHWLANVKYQLRRTGGTKFLKNLDTGHPVFFCNDCASQFRTASTYISHLETHLGFSLKDLSKLPLNQIQEQQNVSKVLASKTLGSLGIAEEDLGSTFQCKLCNRTFASKHAVKLHLSKTHGKSPEDHLIYVTELEKQ
- the TSHZ1 gene encoding teashirt homolog 1 isoform X1 yields the protein MPRRKQQAPRRSAAYVPEEELKAAEIDEDSVEDDGLSLDIQENEYLCNEEAEIKEAQSYQNSPVSTATNQDAGYGSPFSENSDQLAHFKSTSSKEEKEDPQCTDNVSYPQDSLAQIKAVYANLLSETCWSSLALDLKKSNQTTSNNGISQNENTTSTDTNANSQSTSTTSTNTNTSTTTSSTSNSNNNSNSGGSGYDWHQAALAKTLQQTSSYGLLPEPSLFSTVQLYRQNNKLYGSVFTGASKFRCKDCSAAYDTLVELTVHMNETGHYRDDNRDKEADKTKRWSKPRKRSLMEMEGKEDAQKVLKCMYCGHSFESLQDLSVHMIKTKHYQKVPLKEPVPAITKLVPSTKKRALQDLASPCSPEPTGIAAEASLGESAKDQKTANPYVTPNNRYGYQNGASYTWQFEARKAQILKCMECGSSHDTLQQLTAHMMVTGHFLKVTNSASKKGKQLVLDPVVEEKIQSIPLPPTTHTRLPASNIKKQPDSPVGSTNSEEKKDPEKEKVVVSETEKKIKEENEDSTEKFEPTTLYQYLREEDLDDSPKGGIDILKSLENTVTTAISKAQNGAPSWGGYPSIHAAYQLPGTVKPLQPAVQSVQMQPSYASSVKSLSSEHNALIHSPGNLTPPPHKSNVSAMEELVEKVTGKISVKKEEKPLEKEKSSPVKPMSPAAKENKDFPKLEDTNNKQQQKKSSETEVQKVKKDSPAEAHTPNGTEPLKAKVANGCNNLGIITDHSPEPSFINPLSALQSIMNTHLGKISKPVSPSLDPLAMLYKISNSMLDKPIYPTTPVKQADAIDRYYYENSDQPIDLTKSKNKPLVSSVADSASSPLRESALLDISDMVKNLTGRLTPKSSTPSTVSEKSDADGSSFEEALDELSPVHKRKGRQSNWNPQHLLILQAQFASSLRETPEGKYIMSDLGPQERVHISKFTGLSMTTISHWLANVKYQLRRTGGTKFLKNLDTGHPVFFCNDCASQFRTASTYISHLETHLGFSLKDLSKLPLNQIQEQQNVSKVLASKTLGSLGIAEEDLGSTFQCKLCNRTFASKHAVKLHLSKTHGKSPEDHLIYVTELEKQ